One genomic window of Micropterus dolomieu isolate WLL.071019.BEF.003 ecotype Adirondacks linkage group LG06, ASM2129224v1, whole genome shotgun sequence includes the following:
- the LOC123972203 gene encoding zinc finger protein 501-like, which produces MSSLQVLRSLVTERLTAAAEEILVLVERVLLEREEGLVLRYRPDHVKRSPDREPPQSRGIPDAQQLHGFSLQQQPHDEHPELPAIKQEQGAEQGAGPGEAWSSPEVQAPQTMVHQDAQGFIYSLDCKSEQPPVDSAPPVEAPKVELTHDDILPSTSFEPSDAPPPQFSLPADPPPAACEDADSASCRCRVCGMMFSYRGSLVNHAEIHGDDERCLCGVCGVPLPDRENLVEHLRTHVRVHVCQFCGKSFRGKVELAVHTRCHTGEKPFSCRVCGKCFSRKGNMAIHMRTHTGEKPYRCAVCGKCFTMTSSMIRHARTHSGEKPYSCHCCFKGFTNSSDMKIHMRTHTGEKPYTCPICGKGFALSTPLKYHMKHHTEERPNCCSECRRCFSDVYTLRRHMKTHDKEKAS; this is translated from the exons ATGTCCAGCCTGCAGGTTCTGAGGTCTCTGGTCACCGAGAGGTTAACGGCGGCGGCGGAGGAGATCCTCGTGCTGGTGGAGAGGGTGCTGCTGGAGCGCGAGGAGGGGCTGGTCCTCCGGTACCGACCGGACCACGTGAAGCGGAGCCCGGACAGGGAGCCGCCGCAGAGCCGCGGAATACCAG ACGCTCAGCAGCTTCACGGCTTCAGTCTCCAGCAGCAGCCTCACGACGAGCACCCGGAGCTTCCTGCCATCAAGCAGGAGCAGGGGGCGGAGCAGGGGGCGGGGCCAGGGGAGGCGTGGAGCTCTCCTGAGGTTCAGGCTCCTCAGACGATGGTGCACCAGGACGCCCAAGGCTTCATCTACAGCCTGGATTGTAAGAGCGAGCAGCCTCCGGTGGACTCTGCGCCCCCTGTGGAGGCTCCCAAGGTGGAGCTGACGCACGATGACATCCTGCCGAGCACCTCCTTTGAGCCGTCTGATGCTCCTCCCCCTCAGTTCAGCCTCCCGGCAGACCCCCCTCCTGCCGCCTGCGAAGACGCCGACAGCGCTTCCTGCCGCTGTAGAGTTTGCGGCATGATGTTCAGCTACCGCGGCTCTCTGGTGAACCACGCGGAGATCCACGGCGACGACGAGCGCTGCCTCTGCGGCGTGTGCGGCGTGCCGCTGCCCGACAGGGAGAACCTGGTGGAGCACCTGCGGACGCACGTCAGGGTCCACGTCTGCCAGTTCTGCGGGAAAAGCTTCCGGGGGAAAGTGGAACTGGCGGTGCACACGCGCTGCCACACGGGCGAGAAGCCGTTCAGCTGCAGAGTCTGCGGGAAGTGCTTCAGCCGCAAGGGCAACATGGCGATCCACATGAGGACGCACACGGGCGAGAAGCCGTACCGCTGCGCCGTCTGCGGGAAGTGCTTCACAATGACCTCGTCCATGATCCGCCACGCCAGGACGCACTCCGGCGAAAAGCCCTACAGCTGCCACTGCTGCTTCAAGGGCTTCACCAACAGCTCGGACATGAAGATCCACATGAGGACGCACACCGGCGAGAAGCCCTACACCTGCCCCATCTGCGGCAAGGGCTTCGCGCTCAGCACGCCGCTCAAATACCACATGAAGCACCACACGGAGGAGCGGCCGAACTGCTGCAGCGAGTGCAGACGCTGCTTCAGCGACGTCTACACGCTGCGACGCCACATGAAGACTCACGACAAGGAGAAGGCGTCGTGA
- the LOC123972204 gene encoding uncharacterized protein LOC123972204 isoform X3 → MSRRRCVLHCEGQPSMHRLPKDESLKNQWIKFIFNTVPQDYSPNLLLCSNHFREDCFLNRQQYNSGFAQRLVLKDDATPTLFGPGDPQPQPDAACRIFPSVRHAASQTDPPETRSVGTQLIMKAPVRSTATQATAPRRNRGVCTPTFPLDSPLLFLQPTVVKRRRLKEEQEEEEAPLERAEGGSGGAAGLDVTLSPSWVSS, encoded by the exons ATGTCGAGGAGGCGCTGCGTGCTGCACTGCGAGGGGCAGCCGTCCATGCACCGCCTTCCGAAGGACGAGTCCCTGAAGAATCAGTGGATAAAGTTCATTTTCAACACCGTTCCTCAGGACTACAGCCCCAACCTGTTGCTGTGCTCCAATCACTTCAGGGAGGACTGCTTCCTCAACCGGCAGCAGTATAACTCGGGATTTGCGCAACGTTTAGTCCTTAAAGACGATGCGACTCCGACTCTGTTCGGGCCCGGAGATCCGCAGCCGCAGCCT GACGCCGCCTGTCGAATCTTTCCTTCTGTGAGACACGCCGCCTCCCAGACCGACCCCCCCGAGACCAGATCGGTCGGCACGCAGCTGATCATGAAGGCTCCCGTCCGGAGTACAG CCACCCAGGCGACGGCGCCCAGAAGAAACCGCGGCGTCTGCACCCCCACCTTCCCCCTGGACAGCCCGTTACTGTTCCTGCAACCAACGGTGGTGAAGAGACGTCGACTtaaagaggagcaggaggaggaggaggccccTTTAGAGCGGGCCGAAGGAGGCTCAGGAGGAGCCGCAGGACTCGACGTGACTCTGTCGCCCTCGTGGGTCAGCAGCTGA